A single genomic interval of Camelina sativa cultivar DH55 chromosome 11, Cs, whole genome shotgun sequence harbors:
- the LOC104723995 gene encoding proteasome subunit alpha type-6-A-like: MSRGSGAGYDRHITIFSPEGRLFQVEYAFKAVKTSGITSIGVRGKDSVCVVTQKKVPDKLLDQSSVTHLFPITKYIGLVATGITADARSLVQQARNEAAEFRFTYGYEMPVDILAKWIADKSQVYTQHAYMRPLGVVAMVLGVDEENGPLLYKCDPAGHFYGHKATSAGMKEQEAVNFLEKKMKENPAFTFNETVQTAISALQSVLQEDFKATEIEVGVVRAENPLFRALTTEEIDEHLTAISERD; this comes from the exons ATGAGTAGAGGAAGCGGAGCTGGCTATGATCGTCACATCACTATCTTCTCTCCTGAAGGTCGTCTCTTTCAAGTAG AATATGCCTTCAAGGCCGTGAAAACATCTGGTATCACTTCTATCGGAGTTCGAGGGAAAGATTCCGTTTGCGTCGTTACCCAGAAGAAAGTTCCG GACAAGCTTTTAGATCAGTCTAGTGTTACACATCTGTTCCCGATCACCAAGTACATTGGATTGGTTGCTACTGGCATCACAG CTGATGCAAGGTCTTTGGTCCAACAAGCAAGGAATGAAGCAGCTGAATTTCGCTTCACTTATGGATACGAGATGCCTGTCGACATTCTCGCTAAATG GATCGCAGACAAGTCACAGGTCTACACTCAACATGCTTACATGAGACCCCTTGGAGTTG TTGCTATGGTATTGGGCGTTGATGAAGAGAATGGTCCCTTACTTTACAAATGTGACCCAGCTGGACATTTTTACGGTCACAAG GCAACTAGTGCTGGTATGAAGGAACAAGAAGCAGTCAATTTcttggagaagaaaatgaaagaaaacccAGCTTTCACATTTAATGAAACCGTGCAG ACTGCCATATCCGCTTTGCAATCTGTTCTTCAAGAAGACTTCAAGGCTACTGAGATTGAG GTTGGAGTGGTGAGAGCTGAGAATCCGCTATTCCGTGCATTGACAACAGAGGAGATTGATGAGCATTTGACAGCCATTAGTGAACGAGACTGA
- the LOC104723992 gene encoding transcription factor TT2-like, which produces MGKRTTNALKREELNRGAWTDHEDKTLRDYITTHGEGKWSTLPNQAGLKRCGKSCRLRWKNYLRPGIKRGNIAPDEEELIIRLHNLLGNRWSLIAGRLPGRTDNEIKNHWNSNLRKRLPKTQTNPPKRIKHSTKNENNVHVIRTKAMRCSKALLLSDLSLQKQSSISPLPLKEQEMMGQGGTSSSLMGDLEFDFDRIQSEFLFPDLIDFDGLDCGNVTSLVSSEEILGDLVPAEGNLDLNRPFTSYHHHGDDEDWLGNFNC; this is translated from the exons ATGGGAAAGAGAACGACTAATGCTCTGAAGAGAGAGGAGTTAAACAGAGGAGCTTGGACTGATCATGAAGACAAGACCCTTAGAGATTACATCACGACTCATGGTGAAGGCAAGTGGAGCACTCTCCCAAACCAAGCTG GGCTCAAGAGATGTGGCAAAAGCTGTAGACTCCGGTGGAAGAACTACTTAAGACCGGGGATAAAGCGCGGGAACATCGCACCTGATGAAGAAGAACTCATAATCCGTCTCCATAATCTCCTTGGAAACAG ATGGTCGTTGATAGCTGGGAGGCTTCCAGGCCGAACAGACAATGAAATAAAGAACCATTGGAACTCAAACCTCCGCAAAAGACTTCCCAAAACTCAAACCAACCCACCGAAACGTATAAAACATTCGACCAAGAACGAGAACAATGTCCATGTTATACGTACAAAGGCGATGAGGTGCTCGAAGGCTCTTCTCCTCTCGGATCTGTCTCTTCAGAAGCAGAGTAGTATCAGTCCACTTCCTTTGAAAGAACAAGAGATGATGGGTCAAGGTGGGACGTCATCTTCGTTGATGGGAGATCTCGAGTTCGATTTCGATAGGATCCAGTCGGAGTTTTTATTCCcggatttgattgattttgatggtttggacTGTGGAAACGTAACATCTCTTGTTTCGTCTGAGgagattttgggagatttggtTCCAGCTGAAGGTAATCTCGATCTCAATAGACCTTTCACTTCTTATCACCACCATGGCGACGATGAAGACTGGCTCGGAAACTTCAACTGTTGA
- the LOC104723994 gene encoding serine/threonine-protein kinase At5g01020-like has product MAVKKKSSWRCLMVSCFQDQDIINSPKKAKKNDGEGVITKQKSFLGLSILDISDPSSTTLSEDLSISLAGSDLHVFTQAELKVITQSFSSSNFLGEGGFGPVHKGFIDDKLRPGLQAQPVAVKLLDLDGLQGHREWMTEVMCLGKLKHPNLVKLIGYCCEEEHRLLVYEFMPRGSLESQLFRRCSLPLPWSTRLKIAYEAAKGLQFLHEAEKPVIYRDFKASNILLDSDYTAKLSDFGLAKDGPQGDATHVSTRVMGTQGYAAPEYIMTGHLTARSDVYSFGVVLLELLTGRRSVDKKRSSREQSLVDWARPMLNDARKLGRIMDPRLEDQYSETGARKAATLAYQCLRYRPKTRPDISTVVSVLQDIKDYNDDIPIGTFTYTVPTKPSREVKEITILQNYDKPRNVQKSDQQQKFRSPAHTARNHRITLRNGLNSPMRNEAGGERY; this is encoded by the exons atGGCGGTGAAGAAGAAATCTTCTTGGAGATGTTTAATGGTTTCTTGTTTCCAAGATCAAGACATCATAAATTCTCCcaaaaaggcaaagaaaaatGATGGTGAAGGTGTGATCACCAAACAGAAATCGTTTCTTGGATTGTCGATTCTAGACATAAGCGATCCGAGTTCAACAACCTTGTCTGAAGATCTTTCAATCTCTCTTGCTGGCTCTGATCTCCACGTGTTCACACAAGCAGAGCTCAAAGTCATAACACAAAGCTTCTCTTCTAGTAACTTCCTTGGTGAAGGAGGGTTTGGTCCGGTTCACAAAGGGTTCATCGACGACAAGCTCCGTCCTGGTCTTCAGGCTCAGCCCGTTGCCGTTAAACTTCTTGATCTTGATGGCCTTCAAGGTCACCGTGAGTGGATG ACGGAGGTTATGTGTCTAGGGAAACTAAAGCACCCGAATCTGGTGAAGCTGATCGGATATTGCTGCGAGGAAGAACATAGACTTCTCGTTTATGAGTTCATGCCTCGTGGAAGTTTAGAGTCTCAACTCTTCAGAA GGTGTTCCCTACCGCTGCCTTGGTCAACGAGGTTGAAGATCGCTTACGAAGCTGCAAAGGGTCTACAGTTTCTCCATGAAGCCGAGAAGCCTGTCATCTATCGCGATTTCAAGGCCTCCAATATCTTGTTAGATTCT gattATACAGCAAAGCTCTCGGACTTCGGGCTAGCAAAAGACGGACCACAAGGGGATGCAACACATGTGTCAACACGGGTGATGGGCACACAAGGGTACGCGGCACCAGAGTACATAATGACAGGTCATTTAACGGCTAGGAGTGACGTGTACAGCTTTGGGGTAGTGTTACTTGAGCTGTTGACGGGTAGGAGATCGGTGGACAAAAAGAGATCCTCAAGGGAACAAAGTCTCGTTGACTGGGCTCGTCCAATGCTCAACGACGCACGTAAACTCGGGAGAATAATGGACCCGAGGCTCGAAGATCAGTACTCCGAGACCGGAGCACGAAAGGCAGCAACTCTAGCTTACCAATGCCTAAGATACCGACCAAAGACAAGGCCAGACATCAGCACCGTTGTCTCAGTTCTCCAAGACATCAAAGATTACAATGATGATATTCCCATTGGGACGTTCACTTACACGGTCCCTACTAAGCCAAGCCGTGAAGTTAAAGAGATTACAATTCTCCAAAACTACGACAAGCCTCGCAACGTTCAAAAGAGTGATCAACAACAAAAGTTCCGGTCGCCCGCACATACTGCACGAAACCACCGGATAACTTTGAGAAATGGATTGAACTCACCAATGCGTAATGAGGCTGGAGGGGAACGGTACTGA
- the LOC104723993 gene encoding uncharacterized protein At1g04910-like, whose product MGHHLHHHDGGDGVPQHVNSPRFSGPMTRRAQSFKRGGSSHVGVSGVDNSSSSSNNNTSSTLRVHHEIDLPLNSPRSEIVSGSGSDPSGGFDSAVNRKHQTYGQLRERVVKSLLRKPMGSVVSDFSLKERKKLGHWMFFAFCGVCLFMGVFKICATGWLGSAIDGAASDQDLSNSIPRVNLLDRSSHDYIYKDGGNDVDPTLVMVASHLVGDQNSVVEYSGVWAKPESGNFSQCIDSSRSRKKLGAITNGYLLINANGGLNQMRFGICDMVAVAKIMKATLVLPSLDHSSYWADDSGFKDLFDWQHFIEELKDDIHIVESLPPELVGTEPFVKTPISWSKVGYYKKEVLPLLKQHIVMYLTHTDSRLANNDLPDSVQKLRCRVNYKALKYSAPIEELGNILVSRMRENRGPYLALHLRYEKDMLAFTGCSHSLTAEEDEELRQMRYEVSHWKEKEINGTERRLQGGCPLTPRETSLLLRALEFPSSSRIYLVAGEAYGNGSMDPLNTDFPNIFSHSTLATKEELSPFSNHQNMLAGLDYIVALQSEVFLYTYDGNMAKAVQGHRRFENFKKTINPDKMNFVKLVDSLDEGRISWKKFSSKVKKLHKDRHGAPYNRESGEFPKLEESFYANPLPGCICETKEEEDRMRRT is encoded by the exons ATGGgccaccacctccaccaccacgaCGGTGGCGATGGCGTCCCTCAACATGTCAATAGCCCTCGCTTCTCCGGTCCCATGACCCGCCGTGCTCAATCCTTCAAACGCGGCGGTTCTAGTCACGTCGGTGTCAGTGGTGTTGataacagcagcagcagcagcaacaacaacacctcCTCCACCTTGAGAGTTCATCACGAGATCGATCTGCCTCTTAATTCACCTAGATCAGAGATTGTTTCCGGCTCGGGCTCAGATCCGAGTGGTGGATTCGACTCTGCTGTCAATAGGAAGCACCAGACGTACGGTCAGTTGAGGGAGAGAGTTGTGAAAAGCTTGTTGAGGAAGCCGATGGGATCCGTCGTTTCGGATTTTAGCttgaaggagaggaagaagcttgGTCATTGGATGTTTTTTGCTTTCTGTGGTGTCTGTTTGTTTATGGGCGTTTTCAAGATTTGTGCTACTGGTTGGCTTGGATCTGCTATTGATGGCGCAGCTTCCGATCAG GATTTATCCAACTCAATTCCCCGAGTAAATCTACTTGATCGTAGCTCCCATGATTATATCTATAAAGATGGAGGGAATGATGTTGATCCAACTTTGGTTATGGTTGCTTCACACTTGGTGGGCGACCAAAACAGTGTAGTTGAA TATTCAGGTGTTTGGGCAAAACCTGAGAGTGGAAATTTCTCGCAGTGCATTGACAGTTCAAGGAGTCGCAAAA AGTTAGGTGCTATTACGAATGGCTACCTTCTTATAAATGCTAATGGAGGACTAAACCAAATGAGATTTGGG ATATGTGATATGGTTGCAGTGGCTAAAATAATGAAGGCCACTTTGGTGCTTCCCTCACTTGACCACAGCTCATATTGGGCAGACGACAG TGGCTTTAAGGATCTATTTGATTGGCAACACTTCATTGAGGAATTGAAGGATGATATTCACATAGTTGAGTCGCTTCCACCAGAATTAGTCGGAACCGAGCCTTTCGTTAAAACACCCATATCGTGGTCTAAG GTTGGTTACTACAAGAAAGAGGTCCTTCCGTTGTTGAAACAGCATATCGTAATGTACTTAACCCACACAGATTCCCGGCTCGCTAATAATGACCTACCTGATTCTGTACAAAAGCTTCGTTGCCGAGTAAATTATAAAGCTCTGAAATATTCAGCTCCAATAGAGGAACTGGGAAACATTCTAGTTTCTAGAATGAGGGAGAACAGAGGTCCATACCTAGCTCTTCATTTAAG GTATGAGAAGGATATGCTGGCTTTCACTGGCTGCAGTCACAGTTTGACagctgaagaagacgaagaattACGGCAAATGCGATATGAGGTTAGTCACtggaaggaaaaagaaataaatggaACAGAGAGAAGATTGCAAGGTGGTTGTCCCTTGACTCCGAGGGAAACCTCGCTTTTGCTGAGGGCTTTAGAATTCCCATCCAGCTCCCGGATTTACCTCGTAGCTGGTGAAGCTTATGGAAATGGAAGCATGGATCCCCTCAACACAGATTTCCCCAACATTTTCTCACATTCAACTCTTGCCACCAAAGAAGAGCTGAGTCCGTTTAGTAATCACCAGAACATGTTGGCTGGTTTGGATTATATTGTTGCACTTCAGAGTGAGGTATTTCTCTACACATATGATGGGAACATGGCGAAAGCGGTTCAAGGTCACAGGCGATTCGAGAACTTCAAAAAGACCATAAATCCAGACAA GATGAACTTTGTGAAACTTGTTGATTCATTGGATGAGGGGCGAATATCTTGGAAAAAGTTTAGTTCCAAAGTGAAAAAGCTGCACAAAGACCGACATGGAGCTCCATATAACAGAGAGTCAGGGGAGTTCCCAAAGCTGGAAGAGAGTTTTTATGCAAATCCTCTTCCGGGGTGTATATGCGAgactaaagaagaagaggataggATGCGACGGACATAA
- the LOC104728189 gene encoding uncharacterized protein LOC104728189, protein MAMVLVPIPNPPPGVDFDAEAKDHDEFHIDKMATDFTETEESIRHNVYPESDDEDEERVRSGAARRGTPIVRGDGSMYKGQSFYNGITFKECVLDYALGKCMWKVYAACLHNESMWRITLYTKKHICVPNGECEMFKKPVIARLFLNKIREEPDYYMPLKMEQTIMEKWKISVTRGQCQAARRKALGWIELEYDTQFERLKDYGAEILEANQGSIVEVETVKNEAGQDVFKRFYVCFDVLRRTWKKSCRPLIGVDGCFLKEKIKGQLLVALGRDADNDIYPIAWLKINLELGDGDGYIMVSDRQKGLIKAVELKLPKIEHRKCVRHIYGNLKKIHPNKKRLKKLLWDLAWAFHKIGSYYEDVENNFVESFNSTINKAREKPFVAMLEVVRRLAMVPIAKLSALSHSHEVLCVFMYLSRICTPYVKRFLAEEHKAASLCFVHPNTNGAYEVYLGYDKHKVNLNERTCTCMKFQICGIPCEHAYGLIFKKTLEAEDYVCEWFRTFKWKENYMEGIIPQTGPRYWPCTGGESVHPPPRPDDEKVDKKRKKGAHESPTKKKPKQKKRIMHCGICGAADHNCRYHQKNKNKKNTTQGGTQVESTQGCLTEEK, encoded by the exons ATGGCGATGGTGTTAGTTCCCATTCCTAATCCGCCTCCTGGAGTAGATTTCGACGCAGAAGCTAAGGATCATGATGAGTTTCATATCGACAAGATGGCGACAGATTTTACCGAAACCGAGGAATCGATTCGTCATAACGTGTACCCAGAAAGTGACGATGAGGATGAGGAACGTGTTCGTAGTGGTGCTGCGAGAAGGGGAACTCCCATCGTTCGTGGTGATGGTTCAATGTACAAAGGTCAAAGCTTCTACAATGGAATCACTTTTAAGGAGTGTGTTCTCGACTACGCACTT GGGAAATGTATGTGGAAAGTTTATGCGGCATGTCTGCACAATGAGTCGATGTGGAGGATTACATTGTACACGAAGAAGCATATTTGTGTACCTAATGGAGAGTGTGAAATGTTTAAGAAGCCAGTGATAGCTAGGTTGTTTCTAaataagataagagaagaaCCAGATTATTACATGCCTTTGAAGATGGAGCAGACTATAATGGAGAAGTGGAAGATATCAGTTACTAGAGGTCAATGTCAAGCTGCTAGGAGAAAGGCATTGGGATGGATAGAGCTTGAATATGACACTCAATTTGAGCGGCTCAAAGATTATGGGGCCGAGATATTGGAAGCAAATCAAGGTTCTATTGTAGAGGTTGAAACGGTGAAGAACGAGGCTGGACAGGATGTGTTTAAGCGATTCTATGTATGCTTTGATGTTCTTAGGAGAACATGGAAAAAATCCTGCAGGCCACTTATAGGAGTTGATGGTTGtttcttgaaagaaaaaatcaagGGACAGCTTCTGGTTGCTTTAGGAAGAGATGCTGACAATGATATCTACCCAATAGCTTG GCTGAAGATCAACTTGGAGTTAGGTGATGGGGATGGTTACATTATGGTGTCTGATCGACAAAAG ggTTTGATTAAAGCTGTTGAGTTAAAGTTACCAAAGATTGAGCATCGAAAATGTGTTAGGCACATTTATGGTAATCTAAAGAAGATTCATCCGAATAAGAAGCGGCTGAAGAAACTACTATGGGATCTAGCTTG GGCATTCCACAAGATTGGCAGCTACTATGAGGATGTGGAAAACAACTTTGTGGAGTCCTTCAATAGTACAATCAACAAGGCAAGAGAGAAGCCATTTGTGGCCATGCTGGAGGTTGTTCGAAGGCTTGCAATGGTTCCGATTGCTAAGCTGTCTGCACTTTCTCATTCACACGAAG TTTTATGTGTATTCATGTATTTGTCAAGGATATGCACTCCATATGTGAAACGTTTCTTGGCTGAAGAGCATAAGGCAGCTTCTCTGTGCTTTGTACATCCCAACACAAATGGAGCTTATGAAGTTTACCTGGGATATGACAAACACAAAGTCAATTTGAATGAAAGGACTTGTACCTGCATGAAGTTTCAGATATGTGGAATTCCCTGCGAACATGCTTACGGACTGATATTCAAGAAGACATTGGAAGCTGAAGACTACGTGTGTGAATGGTTCCGAACTTTCAAGTGGAAGGAGAATTACATGGAGGGGATTATTCCACAAACAGGTCCACGCTATTGGCCTTGCACTGGTGGTGAAAGTGTGCATCCACCACCAAGACCGGATGATGAAAAGGTAgacaaaaagaggaagaaaggtgCTCATGAGTCACCTaccaagaagaaaccaaaacaaaagaagagaatcatGCATTGTGGGATATGTGGTGCAGCTGATCATAATTGTAGGTACCACCagaagaataagaataagaagaatacaACACAG GGTGGAACTCAAGTGGAATCTACTCAAGGTTGTCTTACTGAAGAGAAGTAA